The following are encoded together in the Capsulimonas corticalis genome:
- a CDS encoding RICIN domain-containing protein — MSLASILGVPRTLRLGRSVAAAMLGVSVLGGVTAVTAPAARAFTNPVYSSADPFVTYQNGVYLMLGTNYRGDVTIVRSPTIAGLSSSPQLSVFGTPRGFEAPEIYWLNNHWYIYYTDFNANGMVVIESDTSDPAGTYHFKNVLTTNSYDGTILQVNGALYLVSSTFGDLQVQTMSNPYTVSSGMTSIAHMDQPWESAVIEAPNQVNHNGQTFLLYSSGVYNQNNYAVGALRYNGGDPTNAASWTKLSGPRFTGNGGDAFGAGAASAFYSPDGTQTWFAYSAYNGAPVGDNRTIRIQQMSWNGDNTPNMGAPVGLGVNLPEPSSGGAAASVSNGVYEILAKTTGNALDCTGCGNTNGTQVELWNTLGGSCQQWAVSYKGGGAYSVRTINPDGSVGRSLDATGCSPNDGTQVELWDFSFAPCQQWQINPQPDGFFNIATNQAKSDGTHDVLDGNGCSGAAGTHVILWSWGGGGCQQEWQFAPINTPAIVSGAYYTLTNVAAGLNLDDPNGTNAAGTKVQLFPANGATAQNWKLTRQADGNYTLTNQAGGLNLDDPNGLGAGTLQQIWPANGASAQEWKLTASGSGAYTLTNAATNLNLDDPNGANTAGTQLQLWPSNGATPQQWRLTPQ, encoded by the coding sequence ATGTCCCTCGCTTCTATCCTGGGCGTCCCCAGAACTCTTCGCCTCGGCCGCTCGGTCGCCGCCGCCATGCTTGGCGTCTCCGTGCTCGGCGGCGTAACGGCCGTCACCGCGCCGGCCGCGCGGGCGTTTACCAATCCCGTTTATAGCTCGGCGGACCCATTCGTCACCTACCAAAACGGCGTGTATCTGATGCTCGGCACCAACTATCGCGGCGATGTCACGATCGTTCGGTCGCCCACGATCGCCGGACTTTCTTCATCGCCCCAGCTCAGTGTCTTCGGCACGCCGCGCGGCTTTGAAGCGCCGGAGATCTACTGGCTGAACAACCATTGGTACATCTATTACACGGACTTCAACGCCAACGGCATGGTCGTCATCGAGAGCGACACCTCCGATCCGGCCGGCACATACCATTTTAAGAATGTGCTGACGACGAACTCTTACGACGGGACCATTTTGCAGGTCAACGGCGCGCTGTATCTGGTGAGCTCCACCTTCGGAGACTTGCAAGTGCAGACGATGTCCAATCCTTACACTGTCAGCAGTGGGATGACATCGATCGCGCATATGGACCAGCCCTGGGAATCGGCGGTGATCGAAGCGCCCAATCAGGTCAACCACAATGGGCAGACGTTTTTACTGTACTCGTCCGGCGTCTACAACCAGAACAACTACGCGGTTGGCGCGCTGCGCTATAACGGCGGCGATCCCACCAACGCGGCGTCGTGGACGAAGCTTTCCGGCCCGCGCTTTACCGGCAACGGCGGCGACGCCTTTGGGGCCGGCGCCGCGAGCGCTTTCTACTCGCCTGATGGAACCCAGACATGGTTTGCGTACTCGGCGTACAACGGGGCGCCGGTCGGCGACAACCGCACGATCCGCATCCAGCAGATGTCTTGGAACGGGGACAACACGCCGAATATGGGAGCGCCGGTCGGCTTGGGCGTCAACCTACCGGAGCCGTCGAGCGGCGGGGCCGCAGCCTCCGTCTCCAACGGCGTCTACGAGATTCTCGCGAAGACGACGGGCAATGCATTAGATTGCACGGGCTGTGGCAACACCAATGGGACGCAGGTTGAGCTTTGGAACACTCTGGGCGGCTCCTGCCAGCAATGGGCGGTCTCCTACAAAGGCGGCGGCGCATACTCCGTGCGCACCATCAATCCCGACGGCAGCGTTGGACGCTCGCTCGACGCCACCGGATGCTCGCCCAACGACGGGACCCAAGTTGAGCTCTGGGATTTTAGCTTCGCTCCCTGTCAGCAATGGCAGATCAACCCGCAGCCCGATGGATTCTTCAACATCGCCACCAACCAGGCCAAGTCTGACGGCACGCATGACGTACTGGACGGCAACGGCTGCTCGGGTGCGGCGGGAACGCATGTGATTCTGTGGTCGTGGGGCGGAGGCGGCTGCCAGCAGGAGTGGCAGTTCGCGCCGATCAACACGCCGGCGATCGTGTCGGGCGCTTACTACACGCTGACAAACGTGGCGGCGGGCTTGAACCTGGACGATCCCAACGGAACGAATGCGGCGGGAACAAAGGTCCAGCTGTTCCCGGCGAACGGCGCGACGGCTCAGAACTGGAAGCTGACGCGTCAGGCGGACGGCAACTACACGCTGACCAATCAGGCGGGCGGTTTGAACCTCGACGATCCCAACGGCCTGGGGGCTGGCACGCTCCAGCAGATCTGGCCGGCGAACGGGGCAAGCGCGCAGGAATGGAAGCTGACGGCGTCCGGCAGCGGCGCCTACACGCTGACGAATGCGGCGACCAATCTCAACTTGGACGATCCGAACGGCGCGAATACCGCTGGGACTCAACTTCAACTCTGGCCGTCAAACGGGGCGACGCCCCAGCAGTGGAGACTGACGCCGCAGTAA
- a CDS encoding RICIN domain-containing protein: MASIATLWSRLAIVGPLACLGIGMAQPPAASAAAPTRIMPLGDSVTDGWTPEPGGYRIQLWNDIVNSGEVAEFVGSQFNGPAALGSHHHEGHAGWTTSDIAGQVSGWMAAYAPQIVLLQIGTNDINMNKDPAGAPSRLSGIIDQICTQLPAGGKVFVTTLTPESDPNFNNQILNFNNQLPGIVQSKQSVGKPVFLVDQYHTITTADLADGTHPTPAGYSRMGDAWFSAIQSSVASGGTGVNVAVGKAVTASSSGAGRAASLAVDANCGTEWTANGNIRPSSLTVDLGANVNISRAETQFEFGDGEFYQYRIDSSTDGVNWTTYADRTGNTAPTSLYVDNNPVTARYFRVTGTAAQNSGDWIGISEFQLYNGASTVAASSLTNGVYEILAKTTGNALDCTGCGNTNGTQVELWNTLGGSCQQWAVSYKGGGAYSVRTINPDGSVGRSLDATGCSPNDGTQVELWDFSFAPCQQWQINPQPDGFFNIATNQAKSDGTHDVLDGNGCSGAAGTHVILWSWGGGGCQQEWQFAPINTPAIVSGAYYTLTNVAAGLNLDDPNGTNAAGTKVQLFPANGATAQNWKLTRQADGNYTLTNQAGGLNLDDPNGLGAGTLQQIWPANGASAQEWKLTASGSGAYTLTNAATNLNLDDPNGANTAGTQIQLWASNGATPQQWRLTPQ, translated from the coding sequence ATGGCAAGCATCGCGACATTGTGGTCTCGGCTGGCAATTGTTGGACCTTTGGCGTGTCTGGGAATCGGCATGGCCCAGCCCCCGGCGGCGTCGGCCGCCGCGCCCACGCGGATCATGCCGCTGGGCGACTCGGTTACCGATGGCTGGACGCCCGAGCCGGGCGGCTATCGCATTCAGCTTTGGAACGATATCGTCAACAGCGGCGAGGTCGCCGAATTTGTCGGTTCGCAATTCAACGGTCCAGCGGCGCTTGGCTCCCATCACCATGAGGGGCATGCCGGCTGGACCACGAGCGATATCGCCGGGCAGGTGAGCGGCTGGATGGCGGCGTACGCGCCGCAGATCGTCCTTCTGCAAATCGGCACGAACGACATCAACATGAACAAAGATCCGGCGGGCGCGCCCAGCCGCCTCAGCGGCATCATCGATCAGATCTGCACCCAGCTTCCGGCGGGCGGTAAAGTGTTCGTCACAACGCTCACGCCGGAATCCGATCCGAACTTCAACAATCAGATCCTCAATTTCAATAATCAGCTTCCGGGCATTGTCCAGAGCAAGCAGAGCGTCGGCAAGCCTGTGTTTCTGGTGGATCAGTACCATACGATCACGACCGCGGACCTCGCCGATGGAACCCATCCCACCCCCGCCGGCTACTCCCGCATGGGCGACGCCTGGTTCAGCGCCATCCAGTCGTCGGTCGCGTCCGGCGGAACCGGCGTGAACGTCGCTGTCGGAAAGGCGGTGACCGCCTCCAGCTCCGGCGCGGGGCGCGCCGCCAGTTTGGCGGTTGACGCCAACTGTGGCACGGAGTGGACCGCCAACGGCAACATCCGTCCGTCCTCCCTCACCGTGGACCTGGGCGCCAATGTCAATATTTCGCGCGCGGAGACGCAGTTCGAGTTTGGCGACGGCGAGTTCTATCAGTATCGCATCGATTCTTCAACGGACGGCGTGAACTGGACAACCTACGCCGATCGCACCGGCAACACGGCGCCGACGTCGCTCTATGTGGACAACAATCCGGTTACCGCGCGCTATTTCCGGGTTACGGGAACGGCGGCGCAAAATTCGGGAGATTGGATCGGTATTTCAGAATTCCAACTTTACAATGGAGCATCGACTGTCGCCGCTTCTTCATTGACTAACGGCGTCTATGAGATCCTCGCGAAGACGACGGGCAACGCATTAGATTGCACGGGCTGTGGCAACACCAACGGGACGCAGGTTGAGCTTTGGAACACACTCGGCGGCTCCTGCCAGCAATGGGCGGTCTCCTACAAAGGCGGCGGCGCATACTCCGTGCGCACCATCAACCCCGACGGCAGCGTTGGACGCTCGCTCGACGCCACCGGATGCTCGCCCAACGACGGGACCCAAGTTGAGCTCTGGGATTTTAGCTTCGCTCCCTGTCAGCAATGGCAGATCAACCCGCAGCCCGATGGATTCTTCAACATCGCCACCAACCAGGCCAAGTCTGACGGCACGCATGACGTACTGGACGGCAACGGCTGCTCGGGTGCGGCGGGAACGCATGTGATTCTGTGGTCGTGGGGCGGAGGCGGCTGCCAGCAGGAGTGGCAGTTCGCGCCGATCAACACGCCGGCGATCGTGTCGGGCGCTTACTACACGCTGACAAACGTGGCGGCGGGCTTGAACCTGGACGATCCCAACGGAACGAATGCGGCGGGAACAAAGGTCCAGCTGTTCCCGGCGAACGGCGCGACGGCTCAGAACTGGAAGCTGACGCGTCAGGCGGACGGCAACTACACGCTGACCAATCAGGCGGGCGGTTTGAACCTCGACGATCCCAACGGCCTGGGGGCTGGCACGCTCCAGCAGATCTGGCCGGCGAACGGGGCAAGCGCGCAGGAATGGAAGCTGACGGCGTCCGGCAGCGGCGCCTACACGCTGACGAATGCGGCGACCAATCTCAACTTGGATGATCCGAACGGCGCGAATACCGCTGGGACTCAGATTCAGCTCTGGGCGTCGAATGGGGCGACGCCTCAGCAGTGGCGGCTAACGCCGCAGTAA
- a CDS encoding RICIN domain-containing protein produces MTDISRAFRRLAATVAAGAAFAALTPAAQADNYACIFYFSSFGDTFFQPGNLAPTGDSWIMQGQSPAYSPGGGLSNWWGKPLWAATHGDGTIKNNYRFYFNGDPAQTNNDLLDYHADLLTRMGVDFVVLDFTNGAGDFPNGPTYLTATKALCNRWQARIAAGLPTPKIVFFAYNEDTLNTIQNTYFANYDPNLFFNYLGKKLVLVARPNMNLGQGDAGQPAIPTSGAFANYTCRHTWGLQTDGSCWQFKVGSNTPPPAFMYNGAPEQMCAPVSSQSSTMTTDGVNPSPGAFGRNDGQYFNTYMTAAQQTKPTFTFLHSWNEWNAGNFGSQGAPYLVDQWLEGYSSDIEPMAGGHGYQYYDLAAQQVARLKSNFPVISGQSYMVYNQNSGMALDVPGGTNVHGTQLQQWTPNGATAQAWTFHDLGDGYWEITSVVNGLALDDYGWGTTDGTVVDQWDASSSPVSYAQQWSLRPAGNGSWKIVNRNSGLTLGIAGASTTAGAKTMLWDDNGTADHNWFLMPSIADGSYKIVATTTGNALDVANLNNGALAQLHPYVSGANQKWSIHNLGNGSFSIRNANGRSLDCIGCSPANGTQTELYDYWGGPCQQWTITPTPGGAYRISTANPKTDGTHDVLDGAGCSGASGANVLLWTWGGGGCQQTWYIQPAN; encoded by the coding sequence ATGACTGACATCTCAAGGGCGTTTCGGCGGCTCGCCGCCACCGTCGCGGCGGGAGCCGCCTTCGCCGCGCTGACGCCCGCCGCCCAGGCCGACAATTACGCCTGCATCTTTTACTTTTCGAGTTTTGGGGATACGTTCTTCCAGCCGGGCAATCTCGCTCCTACGGGGGATTCGTGGATCATGCAGGGACAAAGCCCGGCGTACAGCCCCGGCGGCGGGTTAAGCAACTGGTGGGGCAAGCCGCTCTGGGCGGCGACCCATGGCGACGGCACGATCAAAAACAACTATCGGTTCTATTTCAATGGCGATCCCGCGCAGACCAACAACGATCTGCTCGACTACCACGCCGACCTTTTGACGCGAATGGGCGTGGACTTCGTCGTGCTGGACTTCACCAACGGCGCCGGCGACTTTCCCAACGGCCCGACGTATTTGACGGCGACCAAGGCGCTTTGCAACCGCTGGCAGGCGCGAATCGCGGCCGGATTGCCCACGCCGAAAATCGTCTTTTTTGCCTACAATGAAGACACGCTCAACACGATCCAGAACACCTATTTCGCCAACTACGACCCAAATCTGTTCTTCAACTATCTTGGGAAAAAGCTCGTCCTCGTCGCCCGTCCGAACATGAACCTGGGGCAGGGGGACGCCGGGCAGCCCGCCATTCCCACCAGCGGCGCATTCGCCAACTACACCTGCCGCCACACCTGGGGGCTTCAAACCGATGGCTCCTGCTGGCAGTTCAAAGTGGGGTCCAATACGCCGCCGCCCGCGTTTATGTATAACGGAGCGCCCGAGCAGATGTGCGCGCCGGTCTCCTCGCAATCCAGCACCATGACCACCGACGGCGTCAACCCCAGCCCCGGCGCGTTCGGCCGCAACGACGGCCAGTATTTCAACACCTATATGACGGCGGCGCAGCAAACAAAGCCGACCTTCACGTTCCTGCATTCCTGGAATGAATGGAACGCCGGCAATTTCGGCTCGCAGGGCGCTCCATACTTAGTGGACCAATGGCTCGAAGGTTACAGCTCGGATATCGAGCCGATGGCCGGCGGCCACGGTTACCAATACTACGACTTGGCCGCGCAGCAAGTCGCCCGACTCAAGAGCAACTTCCCGGTCATCTCCGGCCAGTCCTATATGGTTTACAACCAGAACAGCGGCATGGCGCTCGATGTCCCCGGCGGCACGAATGTCCACGGGACACAGCTCCAGCAATGGACTCCCAACGGCGCGACCGCGCAGGCATGGACCTTCCACGACCTCGGCGACGGCTACTGGGAGATCACCAGCGTCGTCAACGGCCTCGCCCTCGACGATTACGGCTGGGGAACGACCGACGGAACCGTGGTCGACCAATGGGACGCAAGCTCTTCGCCAGTCTCGTACGCCCAGCAATGGAGCCTGCGTCCGGCGGGCAACGGCTCCTGGAAGATCGTCAACCGCAACAGCGGCCTGACGCTCGGAATCGCCGGCGCGTCCACCACGGCGGGCGCCAAGACGATGCTTTGGGACGATAACGGCACGGCCGACCACAACTGGTTTCTCATGCCCTCCATCGCCGACGGCTCCTACAAGATCGTGGCGACCACCACCGGCAACGCGCTCGACGTCGCCAATCTCAACAACGGGGCGCTCGCGCAGCTTCACCCTTACGTCAGCGGCGCGAATCAAAAATGGAGCATCCACAACCTGGGCAACGGCAGCTTCTCCATCCGCAACGCCAACGGACGCTCACTCGACTGCATCGGCTGCTCGCCCGCCAACGGAACACAAACCGAACTTTACGACTACTGGGGCGGCCCCTGCCAGCAATGGACCATTACGCCAACACCCGGCGGCGCGTACCGAATCAGTACGGCCAATCCCAAGACCGATGGAACGCACGACGTCCTCGACGGCGCGGGCTGCTCCGGCGCGTCCGGAGCCAATGTGCTCCTTTGGACCTGGGGCGGCGGCGGTTGCCAGCAGACGTGGTACATACAGCCGGCGAATTAA
- a CDS encoding glycosyl hydrolase, with protein sequence MTSSVITPSAVVRRAPVNPNATPEVRALLDHLYEISGSRTMTGQHNTPREISQYSDEAQTITGQYPAVWGQDFGFSEDGDMDGVNFRPAIVAEAIRQHAAGSIVTLMWHAVRPTEDEPVTFEGSICKGKLDDDDWADLITPGTAIHARWTQQVDVIAGFLTQLKEAGVPVIWRPYHELNGAWFWWGARGGADGYAALYRQMYDRFVHVHHLDNLLWVWNASTPNEKILPYADCYPGHEYVDALAVDIYANEFYQPAYVGLAELAEGRPIALGEVGNAPTPEILEAQPLWTWFMIWTNFLTKENSPEDLRALFHSARALNRPAESQ encoded by the coding sequence ATGACCAGTTCCGTCATCACTCCATCCGCCGTCGTACGGCGCGCGCCCGTCAACCCCAACGCGACTCCTGAAGTCCGGGCGCTTCTTGACCATCTTTATGAGATTTCCGGCTCCCGAACCATGACGGGGCAGCACAACACGCCGCGCGAGATTTCGCAGTACAGCGATGAAGCTCAGACCATCACGGGCCAGTATCCGGCGGTCTGGGGCCAGGATTTTGGGTTTTCCGAAGACGGCGATATGGACGGCGTCAACTTTCGTCCGGCCATCGTGGCGGAAGCCATCCGGCAGCACGCCGCCGGCTCCATCGTGACGCTGATGTGGCACGCGGTGCGTCCGACGGAAGATGAGCCCGTCACGTTCGAAGGCAGCATCTGCAAGGGAAAGCTCGACGACGACGACTGGGCGGATCTGATCACGCCGGGCACGGCGATCCACGCACGCTGGACACAGCAGGTGGATGTCATCGCGGGATTTCTCACGCAGCTGAAAGAAGCCGGCGTCCCAGTGATCTGGCGGCCATACCATGAACTGAACGGCGCGTGGTTCTGGTGGGGCGCGCGGGGCGGCGCGGACGGCTACGCGGCTCTTTATCGGCAGATGTATGACCGTTTTGTCCACGTCCACCACCTGGATAATCTCCTGTGGGTCTGGAACGCCAGCACGCCCAATGAGAAGATCCTGCCCTACGCCGACTGCTATCCCGGACATGAATATGTGGACGCGCTCGCCGTCGATATCTACGCAAACGAATTTTATCAACCCGCTTATGTGGGGCTGGCGGAGCTGGCCGAGGGACGCCCCATCGCGCTCGGCGAAGTCGGCAACGCGCCGACTCCCGAAATCTTAGAAGCGCAGCCTCTCTGGACCTGGTTTATGATCTGGACCAACTTCCTGACGAAGGAAAACAGCCCGGAGGACCTGCGGGCGCTCTTTCACTCGGCCCGCGCGCTCAACCGCCCGGCTGAGAGTCAATAA
- a CDS encoding RICIN domain-containing protein: MIAFAKHWKKLAAPAALISFGLALTPIPSAFAAADPNITTAAQNELNYIASIRNQGLTLSSQTVANPWFPDNLDPNPPNDKMSEITRVNQMTGKFPAIIGEDFLNCDAYPDHGAAIIRLAKNYAARGGLVQFQFHEGSPRSWAPEGSSFYVGGSNPAPLSGGEWSDLLYNPGSAIHQNWQHHMDLVAGWLGQLRDANIPVLWRPYHEADGNWFWWGGNAGNYQALWRMQYSYLTGTKGLHNLIWVTSSPTSGFYPGANFVDISGMDIYSSNTTDGSYTSSNNSVRADAPGAPTVLSECGTLPDTNYIHQLNYAYVDVWGGPYLDPNYYSTGGAAGAYNSLQQVQNFYNDGRTVNLDRVAIPTAFLSPNTWYKIVNNHSVKVLGVAGASGALGANAVQYADNGTPDHNWRFDLLPNGGYHIVNQNSGLLLAVNGASGAQGAQVTQWSDNGTADHNWDLVSQGNGRYHIVNQNSGLALGIAGASTSDSANAVQWGDNGGDDHNWAIVPVSSPIASGHRYHIVNAHSGLFLDNPNGTNVAGTYLQQFVNTYSPAQEWVLNNVGGDLWTAVNYAGGLALDDYGWSNTAGTQIDEWSFNGAAVQQWHVVALGDGTYQIKSAVSNLPMEIQGASIANGGAVGQWTDNGNACQHWTFQFVQ, from the coding sequence ATGATCGCTTTTGCTAAACATTGGAAGAAGCTGGCCGCTCCAGCCGCTTTGATCTCTTTCGGGTTGGCGCTGACGCCGATTCCGAGCGCCTTCGCCGCCGCAGACCCAAATATCACCACGGCGGCGCAGAACGAGCTGAACTATATCGCCTCGATACGCAATCAGGGACTGACGCTTTCATCGCAGACAGTCGCCAATCCCTGGTTTCCGGATAATCTCGATCCCAATCCGCCGAACGATAAGATGTCCGAGATCACGCGCGTCAATCAGATGACCGGGAAGTTTCCGGCGATCATCGGCGAGGATTTCCTCAACTGCGACGCCTACCCGGACCATGGCGCGGCCATCATTCGTCTCGCCAAGAACTACGCCGCGCGCGGCGGCTTGGTCCAGTTCCAGTTCCATGAGGGCAGCCCGCGCTCCTGGGCGCCCGAAGGATCGTCGTTCTATGTCGGCGGCTCGAACCCCGCCCCGCTGAGCGGGGGCGAGTGGAGCGATCTGCTGTACAACCCCGGCTCCGCCATCCATCAGAACTGGCAGCACCATATGGATCTGGTCGCCGGATGGCTGGGGCAGCTGCGCGACGCCAATATCCCCGTGCTGTGGCGGCCGTACCACGAGGCCGACGGCAACTGGTTCTGGTGGGGCGGCAACGCCGGCAATTATCAGGCCCTCTGGCGGATGCAGTACTCTTATCTGACCGGGACCAAGGGACTGCACAACCTGATCTGGGTCACATCGTCGCCGACGTCTGGGTTTTATCCCGGCGCGAACTTCGTCGATATCAGCGGCATGGATATCTATTCGTCCAACACCACCGATGGATCGTACACATCGTCCAACAACTCGGTGCGCGCGGACGCCCCCGGCGCGCCGACTGTACTCTCCGAATGCGGGACACTCCCGGATACGAACTATATCCACCAGCTGAATTACGCCTATGTGGATGTTTGGGGCGGTCCGTATCTGGACCCGAACTATTACTCCACCGGCGGCGCGGCCGGAGCGTACAATTCCCTTCAGCAGGTGCAGAACTTCTACAATGACGGCCGTACCGTCAACCTGGACCGCGTCGCGATCCCGACGGCGTTCCTCAGTCCGAACACCTGGTACAAGATCGTCAACAACCACAGCGTCAAGGTGCTGGGCGTCGCGGGCGCTTCCGGCGCGCTCGGCGCCAACGCCGTGCAGTATGCGGATAACGGTACGCCGGATCATAACTGGCGCTTCGATCTTCTGCCCAACGGCGGCTACCATATCGTTAACCAGAACAGCGGTCTGCTGCTTGCGGTGAACGGCGCCTCGGGCGCGCAGGGCGCCCAGGTGACTCAGTGGAGCGATAACGGCACGGCGGACCATAACTGGGACCTCGTGTCGCAGGGCAATGGGCGCTACCATATCGTCAATCAGAACAGCGGCTTGGCGCTGGGCATCGCGGGAGCGTCGACTTCGGACAGCGCGAACGCCGTGCAGTGGGGCGACAACGGCGGCGACGATCACAACTGGGCGATTGTCCCCGTCAGCAGTCCGATCGCGTCAGGCCATCGCTACCATATTGTCAATGCGCACAGCGGCCTGTTCCTGGACAATCCCAACGGAACGAATGTCGCGGGAACCTACCTTCAACAATTCGTGAACACCTACTCGCCGGCTCAAGAGTGGGTGCTGAACAATGTCGGCGGCGACCTCTGGACGGCCGTCAACTACGCCGGCGGCCTGGCGCTCGACGACTACGGCTGGAGCAATACGGCCGGCACGCAGATCGACGAATGGTCGTTCAACGGCGCGGCGGTCCAGCAGTGGCATGTCGTCGCGCTGGGCGACGGGACTTACCAAATCAAGAGCGCCGTCAGCAATCTGCCCATGGAGATCCAGGGCGCCAGTATTGCCAACGGCGGCGCGGTTGGCCAGTGGACCGACAACGGCAACGCCTGCCAGCACTGGACATTCCAGTTCGTCCAATAA
- a CDS encoding LacI family DNA-binding transcriptional regulator translates to MATIHDVAKLAGVSTATVSRSFTETSALSYETRGRVLEIAERLNYRPRGLASRTTRSRTVAAPNASVSTTIGFEYFAYVPSDTLPSNGFYSAVLDGAQAEAARLGMHMLLSTTHRHKPSQELPPMVREQAVAGMLLVGAADADILETFVQYVPHIVLLDNRDIRGRHDSVFSDGFGGAYEATKHLLDLGHRHIGFLTSRATELTFRDRLNGFVCAHFHAGVAINHDHIVAVGTPGDGENETLSGKELRERSMQEVVAFLKKPGRPTAFVCANDDHAALVLRACRALDISIPGAMSVIGYDDADTSAELEPPLSSVRVDMRAMGEAAVRRLHARIAAARQGEAAHPPVFEQLPTKLVVRQTTAAPPV, encoded by the coding sequence ATGGCCACAATCCACGATGTTGCAAAGCTTGCAGGAGTCTCAACCGCGACCGTATCGCGGAGCTTCACCGAGACGTCCGCGCTGAGCTACGAAACACGGGGTCGCGTTTTGGAAATCGCCGAGCGGCTGAACTACCGCCCACGGGGCCTGGCTTCACGAACTACGCGCAGCCGCACCGTCGCCGCCCCGAACGCTTCGGTCAGCACGACGATCGGGTTTGAATATTTCGCGTACGTCCCCTCCGACACGCTGCCCTCGAACGGGTTCTACAGCGCGGTGCTGGACGGAGCTCAGGCCGAAGCGGCGCGGCTGGGCATGCACATGCTGCTGAGCACGACACACCGCCACAAGCCGTCGCAGGAGCTGCCGCCGATGGTGCGGGAGCAGGCGGTCGCGGGGATGCTGCTGGTCGGCGCGGCCGACGCGGATATTCTGGAAACATTCGTACAGTATGTGCCGCATATCGTGCTGCTCGACAACCGGGACATCCGCGGACGGCACGACAGCGTCTTCTCAGACGGCTTCGGCGGCGCCTATGAAGCGACCAAGCACCTTTTGGATCTGGGACATCGGCATATCGGCTTCCTGACATCCAGGGCCACCGAGCTGACATTCCGCGATCGGCTGAACGGATTTGTCTGCGCGCACTTCCACGCTGGCGTCGCGATCAACCACGATCATATCGTCGCGGTGGGCACGCCCGGAGACGGAGAGAATGAAACGCTGTCGGGCAAGGAGCTGCGTGAGCGCTCCATGCAGGAAGTCGTCGCCTTCCTGAAAAAGCCGGGCCGCCCCACGGCGTTTGTCTGCGCGAACGACGATCACGCCGCCCTGGTGCTGCGCGCCTGCCGCGCGCTCGATATCTCCATCCCCGGCGCCATGAGCGTGATCGGTTACGACGATGCGGACACCAGCGCGGAGCTCGAACCGCCCCTCTCCTCCGTGCGTGTGGACATGCGCGCCATGGGAGAAGCCGCCGTACGACGTCTGCATGCGCGCATCGCCGCCGCGCGGCAAGGCGAGGCCGCGCACCCGCCGGTGTTCGAGCAGCTGCCGACAAAGCTGGTCGTACGACAGACAACGGCGGCGCCGCCCGTGTGA
- a CDS encoding DUF1559 domain-containing protein, which yields MRNSHKSYGFTLIELLVVIAIIAILAAILFPVFAQAREKARAIACLSNTKQLGLGMAQYTQDNDETMPNGRTFAASGWAGQIYPYVKSVGVFKCADDEGGVGSPTPISYGINCNVLKHGDAGNSFHPQTIATFTSPAKTVLLWEAAKLAYTDLNNHSGNFLDDVNGNSPGGDGVGFPGADPIGKAAIGGGCANMGDCPEYATGYMINSGKSGYGPASTPNVFISATGRHQDGSNFIMADFHAKWLKGSSVSAGGTNYASGPDDGGQDTCALNFLTSWVCAANTSTSNPRVAATFSVN from the coding sequence ATGCGAAACTCTCACAAGTCTTATGGCTTTACTCTCATTGAATTGCTCGTAGTCATCGCCATCATCGCTATTCTCGCCGCCATCCTCTTCCCGGTCTTCGCCCAGGCCCGTGAAAAGGCCCGCGCCATTGCCTGCCTGTCCAACACAAAGCAGCTCGGACTGGGAATGGCGCAGTACACCCAGGACAATGACGAAACGATGCCCAATGGCCGCACCTTCGCCGCGAGCGGCTGGGCCGGGCAGATCTACCCCTATGTCAAGAGCGTCGGCGTTTTCAAGTGCGCCGATGACGAAGGAGGAGTCGGCTCGCCCACCCCGATCTCTTACGGCATCAACTGCAACGTCCTGAAACATGGAGACGCCGGGAACTCGTTCCACCCGCAGACGATCGCGACGTTCACCAGCCCCGCAAAAACCGTTCTGCTGTGGGAAGCGGCCAAGCTTGCGTACACGGACCTGAACAACCATAGCGGCAACTTCCTGGATGATGTCAACGGCAACTCGCCCGGCGGCGACGGCGTTGGCTTCCCCGGCGCCGACCCCATCGGCAAGGCGGCGATCGGCGGCGGCTGCGCCAATATGGGAGACTGCCCCGAATACGCCACGGGTTATATGATCAATAGCGGCAAATCGGGCTATGGCCCCGCCAGCACTCCGAATGTGTTCATCAGCGCGACCGGACGCCATCAAGACGGCTCGAACTTCATCATGGCGGACTTCCATGCGAAGTGGCTGAAAGGCTCCAGCGTCTCCGCCGGCGGCACCAACTATGCGAGCGGTCCGGACGATGGCGGCCAGGACACCTGCGCCCTCAACTTCCTGACCAGCTGGGTCTGCGCCGCTAACACCAGCACCAGCAATCCGCGCGTCGCCGCCACCTTCAGCGTCAACTAA